The genomic DNA TGTGCTGGCGTTGTCCATGTCTGTAACGGGTTTGAGAATATTAAAGCTTTAGGATATTTACCGACAAAAGCTTTCGAGCGCTTTTTAAGAATAATTAAATTCTCTGTGAATGTTATGAAAGCAGCATTATATTATTTGTGTCCTATAAAACATTTACCCGATGACAAAGTGcactaaaatgcactttgtgttttaaatactattttttatgcattcattttgtacttaatatacaaaaaataagggtaacactttacaataaggttcatttaTAAACATTAGTTGAtgcatgaacaaaccatgagcaatacatttgttacagtatttattaatctttgataatgttagttaatagaaaaaaagcttttaattgtttgttcatgttagttcaccgtgcattaactaacattaacaagattttattaaagttttagtAATGGTTGAAATGATCATTAATacatgctgtataagtgcagttcattatttagttcatgttaactaatgtagttaactaatgaaccttattgtgtTACTTAAGTACTATAGTGCACTGCATCACCACTGTCCAGAATCATGTAGGGTTATATTATTTTACTGTTGTGTGTTATGTTATTATTGTGCAGCTTGCATGTataatttctctggccaaaaatatttttaaatgtatatacataaatatatacattttttaaaaagtaacgcttaaatttattttaatttttaaaatatatttagttttatataaagtttgtataaaatgtatgtatgtataaaatataaaaagtatatttttgcagttgaaaatatatttaaatctttttaaacctgttatgtttacaggtttgtaacataagTTTTTTCCAGTGCGAcgtgaatataaatatatttatttttttaaatggacaaatatttttataatattatatataatattttaatatttttgaaaaaaaattgtacattttaaatgatatttttacaaatattttttgccAAATGCCCATAATCAGTCTATATCCTATATATTTTGTTCTTCACTTCTGTACATCTTTATAATATTAACATAATATATTGATGCTCAATATGTAATATGAATCAAAAGTTGTCCTTTACATTTGTGGTGCACATACAATAATTTTTTAGATGTGACAGGAACATCTTGCTTGATCTGAATCCAGTAGTGTAAGCTCTCAATATAGTAGTCAATCTGGTCCTAACATCACCTATGGTCATTTCTATAGTTAAAGCTTATACTACCTGTCTTAAATACGCTTGTACTAGGCCTATTTTAGACTGATGATGACACATGCTGGTATTTTAGCACAAGTATATTGCTGGTGAATTCAACAGTATTGAAAAAAAACAGCCCTCAGCAAGTCATTTCTCTTTATTAGCAAAGTTCAGAATTTCTTTCGTTTATTATTTGCTTTGTTTAGCGTTAAATATCAAATTCAGCTGAACAGAGAACTTTAAAATGTCAAACAAATGACCTACATCATAAATCTTAAGGCAGAAGTTGTAGAAAACTTGACAACAACAATTTACTGTAGGCTATAAACTACAGCATCCATCCTGCACCCAAATACCACAAACAGTTAAATACCTTTAGCTATTATGTTCAACCTATTAGTCACAATAGAGCTCATTTGCTTACTTTTGATGaacatttatagaaaataagGCAGCATGCCATTTGATCAGTTCACGTAGCAAATCAGTGGAAATTACCATCCAATGGCGTTGAATGACATGATCATGACTGTATCCAAATAGacacaaatcaaaataaatagtCACATAAATGATGAACAACAATAATAAATGCAGACTGACCAGTAGTTGCACAGATTAAAAGTCAGTAAAGCTCATGCAACAGATATTAACAATAAACAGCAATGATAAAACACCAAAACAGGGCTATACCGTAAATAAGTAACAGTCTATTTTCTATTAAGTGGACAATTTGaaacttacattttaaataatagattgtttttatttcaattagtttttttttattttaagcattTTGATGGCTTAACTGCGTTTCAGACTCTGGAGCTCAGCAGAGTCAAACTAAATTCACATTTTTTACATCATAAACcctcataaataaataaataaatacatttcataATAGCATATTTATAATTCCTCCTTCACTCCATTTAGCACTAGGGAATTTGACGCCTCACGCTTCAAAAAGTTGATGAAATCTTTCACTTCACGAGCTCCCTGTAAACAAATTGATTAATGTtacaacaaaatgcaataaaaaatgataAAGATATAATGAACACAATTCATATGCGAGTCCAGACAACTTAAAAATATGAACGTTACAAGATACAACCCAAAAAACAGTACGGTTAAGGTTGCCATGAATTGTACCTCATATCTTTTTGGCTCATCCTTCCGTCCAGCAGGGGCAAAATATATTGTgggaaaactgtaaaaaatatcaaaacattaCTTATTAtgccattttttatatttatatcaatAATACAAATAAGATTTGATGAGTGATGGTAAGATATGAACACATGCCCTTGCACATCATAGCCCTGCGGGACATCATTGGCTGTCGCATCCATCTTGGCGATTACAATACTGGGATCACTGTATAGCTGAAAGACCAGAAAGATTAGAAAAACGTGACATGATTCATTAGAGATGAAAGAAATCAGAGGTACCCTGATGTTTGCCGATGTACCTGTTCACCGAGCTCTTTATATTTGGGCTCCAGGTTTTTACAGTGGCCACACCACGGAGCATAAAACTCAATAAGGACGTCCTTCTCCGGATCATTTACTATCTCTTCAAAAGTATCTGCCACAACCACCTGTCCACAAACACAAGcttattgtatattttatagTGATGCTGTAAATCTCCACAAATCAAAGTTGAACTAACCTTGACCGGGCCATCGTTTTTGACAGGCGCAGGCTCTGATTTAATATAACGTTTAAGTCGGCCAGCATAATAGTCCTCTAGAAAACTCTCTAAAGACTTCCCGTCTCGTCTGAGGAGGGatatatttaaagttaaacACAGAAAATTAAAGCCTTTACTGTAAGGACATAAGAAGCTTCAATCGAAGGACAGACATAGAAACAATTCAGTATAGATTCTGCGGACTAAATAACTCTAAAACAGGATGTTACTTACGTAAACTCCTCCCTCATGGTGTATTTGTGTCCCGTTCGTGTTCTGATGGTGACAAAGGGCAGCTCGGCTCCATCTGATGTCCCCAGACCAAATTCATCTTCAAGCTCTTCCAGAAAGTCATTACGGTTAGCCACCGAGTACAACAGACTCTGAGAACTGAACTTAGATGCAACCTTTAATACTCTAAACATAAACAAGACAGAGAAAATCATACAGAGAGATAGAATGAACAGctcaaatgtaaaagaaaaagaAGGACGACTCCGACCGGGACCTGCAAAGGATTCGCTGACTTCGGcgcggatccggcccagagtggTCTGTTGTATGGGTATAAACATTTACCGACCTGTTTCGCCAGTAGTTTGAGCCTTTAGGATTGCGAAGGTAATCCAAGTCATAGTATGCAGTCAGCAAATCTCTCTTCCtcaaagcatctttattttctttggtcAGGTGGGGACAGAGTCCAAAACTGCAGAGCAATAGCAATAATTCATTGTCTTGTACTTATCTTATGTGGTAGTGTATGACGTGCACGTGTCTGCTCACATGTTATCTCTAATGAAGCGCCGCAGGCCTGTGATGGACAAGGATCCTCTGTGGTGCACTACACTCTCTTCAAACTTACTGCTCAGTCTCGGGGGTCTGAAGAGAAGCACAGACTCTGTAGGGAAAAGCATTCCCGTTAATACACTCGGCAGTTGCTCATATTCTCTCCTCCAACCCAGCCAGCAGCAACTACTGAGTAAGACATCTATAGGCTGTGCAATGTTTCATGTCTTTTTATTCGATTTCTTTTAAATGTTGGCTCTTACTCTGATGTGACGTCGTATTTGCGCCCCAGTTCGAGGTCTGTGGTGTGAGCAAAGCGGAAGCTGTCTCGCATTAAATTGGCTCCTTTAAGGAACTCGGCCAGTTGAGAGCTGTCACTCCCGGAGAAAAACCCTGAGAAACAGATGAGAAAAGATGCATGATGAAATGCTTTGACAATCTGGTTTACATCAAATACATTTTCTACAATGAATGATATAGTCCTGTGAAAACACCATATAATAAAGAGATTATATACAATATACATAACATATGAAAGGCAACCAATAAATAACCAATTACCAACTACACTGGCGTCAAAGTTGTTAATGAAGTTTTCCAGGTCATATTCACTGTGTAAAGTCACAGAGTCCGGTCCTGCCTGCTTCTTCATATAGCTCACAATTCCATCTGCAAACATTTGGACACTTAAtccacaataataataataccatgCATATTTCTACTCATAAACACACATAAAGTAAGACATAAAGCGCACCAGCTGAGCGTGGCCCATCATACGATGAAGATTCGTGTCCGTTTCTGAATATTTTGAGTGTTGGGTATCCGGTGACCCCATATTTCTTACACGTTTCTGTACTGGCAGTACAGTCCACCTGAAGACAAGAATGTCAAGCGTCTTATAATCAAAGATATTACTCAATTAAATCATCTCTAGTATTTATCCACACCCCTAAACACCATTTTGATGCTTTATCACATTTAGACATTGAACAGATAATTCATGAGTTCACATTAACATGTAACTAATAGGGtaatgagataaagcatatttggcatgCCCCCCCCTCTTTAACGGGGATAGATGTACCAGCAgagagtgaggtgatggggATTTGCCTTtggaatgaaatggtctatcattaccttatttgaaagagtcatgaataataatgttgagctctgctctgattggctgtttcacagagcagttcagttcagtagctctgtgtgtgtgcaaagctgatgtttgagcctgtatcagacgaagatacagattttgaggaataatcaattgttcgGAGATTGATAATGGACGTTTCTGTGTGGTAagattgtgtttttttcagtatggacctgcaaaatgtaactgtaacgtcaatagtagaacttcatcTTAAACGCTAGCATacagcattaactagcatatagcgctaactcagcagtcacaactttgttagCATTGTagcaacattgtaattaatttaatgttggggggcgtacatctcgactgtaaggtcacagtcagtgttatgttgagattggcctgtttttcaGCTGTCTTTTGCATGCGTGTGGTTTACATAGGAAGAAGGAATCcttgtttgaggctcacgatatgtcattaccatgtacagaactcttattattcatgtATGCCTAGGTTactacagttttacattctaggGCACCTTTAAGAACTAATCTGTCAAACCAGTAATTAGTTTAATTAGACAAGAGTCTTACTTTTGACTTCAAATTctaccatttttattttactttaaaaagttatgaccagtcttaaagaaaaaaaaaagattactaACTTTGAAAGACTAGTCTAAGCAGTTTGTGCAAATGGCTGCAGATCCTTTCTGGTTTAAGTATGTATGTGACTTGATGCTACATTTACATCTACAGCATTCACCTTAGCCAGTGTTACTGTTCCCTTCAGTCGAGTAGCAGCACTTTCAAACTCTGGGGCAAGTTTCTTACAATGGCCACACCTGTAAAcaacaaacagaaacaaaaaaacCCGGACAAGATAAATCAACTGCTGTAATGAGGTAAAGGATTCAGCAATAATACTAAACACTACAATCGACATATGGATAATAATGTACCTTCTGTCAAGAGTTTTCTTAAAATCTTGCAAAAATGACAGTTATGCTAAGATTATGAACATTTCATCAATTATAATAAGTATTGTGAAAACGTGAAGCTCTTGCATCGGAAGTCAGCTGAATTCAGGTACCATGGACAGCTCACTATACCGGAACAACAATACACCATACAATAAAATGCGCAGCCAGTGCATGAGAAATAACGTTCTTATTCTTATTATAACacataatgtttacatttccatggctatatttataaatgtattatcaGTCACTCACC from Misgurnus anguillicaudatus chromosome 20, ASM2758022v2, whole genome shotgun sequence includes the following:
- the pdia8 gene encoding protein disulfide isomerase family A, member 8; translated protein: MKTMLKNIFVLVVCMLSSSLCARSNVVELKDEDFDYLAPEHETLLVKFYAPWCGHCKKLAPEFESAATRLKGTVTLAKVDCTASTETCKKYGVTGYPTLKIFRNGHESSSYDGPRSADGIVSYMKKQAGPDSVTLHSEYDLENFINNFDASVVGFFSGSDSSQLAEFLKGANLMRDSFRFAHTTDLELGRKYDVTSESVLLFRPPRLSSKFEESVVHHRGSLSITGLRRFIRDNIFGLCPHLTKENKDALRKRDLLTAYYDLDYLRNPKGSNYWRNRVLKVASKFSSQSLLYSVANRNDFLEELEDEFGLGTSDGAELPFVTIRTRTGHKYTMREEFTRDGKSLESFLEDYYAGRLKRYIKSEPAPVKNDGPVKVVVADTFEEIVNDPEKDVLIEFYAPWCGHCKNLEPKYKELGEQLYSDPSIVIAKMDATANDVPQGYDVQGFPTIYFAPAGRKDEPKRYEGAREVKDFINFLKREASNSLVLNGVKEEL